Within Vespula vulgaris chromosome 23, iyVesVulg1.1, whole genome shotgun sequence, the genomic segment ACGTAATTAATATACTCTTTCTATggatacataaaattataattatactatagtataacaatgagaataaaataacaaaataaatatatagatacatcattttttttttttaatgtatatacgttattATGGTGTATCCTCAAAAGTTTCGattttttagatttaaaatttgaagataaatcgaaaagataaaaaataacaaaaaagaaaagaaaagaaaagaaaaggaaaagaaaaagaaagaaagtaatgagcaaaaaataaataaaaaatatatgctgactatttttaaacattccatcaatatttttaataaacatttactatttataaaaaaaagaaataccaaTACGTGATATAACTGATGCAAATccaacatttaattatttacactTACAgctttatgttatattataattacatcgacgagttattttacaaaacacatcattaataaataaataaataaataaataaataaaagagagaaaagaacaagtaaccaaacaaaacaaatgtaaataaaataaaaacgtattatAGTGTTATCAGAagtcatatattataataatcattatatttgtatagtattattagaaatgattaaatattagaGTTTGAGAAACACTGTTCTCACCTGCATCCGTACTGAATCAACGGGCTAAACGTTTGTAGGGTGAAGTCGGCGTCTCCTTGAATCTCGTGGCCCACCAAATTCGGCATGGCGGTCACGTTGTAACCCAAACCACGACACATTTCTATCCTTATGGGCTCGCACGCACCACGAACGTGTTGCATCCTTTGCAAGAATATCAATAACAAGAACCACCACATTTTTCTCTaatcaagtttttttttttctctacaaaaatactttttactaTGGACAACTtcgtatcttctctctctctctctctctctctctctctctctctctctctcttcgttttgttttttcttttttataatttcacgACATTTTCGTTGgtcataaaagaataataaaataaaaaaataaaaaaaaaaaagagagagggaaagatagaACGGCCACTTTTATCCGTTCAATTTTCCTTGGACTcggttttatcttttttttttcttgttttttattttttatttttttttttaacgattcgtCGGCATGCTGTCTCACGTCTTTTTGTTTACATTCACCGATCCGAGGCGCCTTCGTCTGATGATTTTTCTTACCCGCCACCCTTTCCACACTCTTTTCTACCGCGTATTTTCGTTTACATTTCCGTTTATAATTCTAACACTGTACATACGTGccaacgttaaaaaaaaaagaaataggattTCTTTGGAAATCGAAAAAATCTCGAATACGAAATACGTTACAACGATCACTCtcgaaattttcaaacgaacaATTCAATTGAACAATTCCTActgaacaaatataatattttcttgatttcttcttttttacattctacgtgtttataaaaaatcgtcGATGAATTGTTGAGAAATTAATCACACATTCTCGTGTAAATCGTCCTTTATTTTCGccattaattttatcgacgatttatcgatatatacgcatatcgatcgtttcttcatAAGTTCACTGTAAATTCTTTGACATAActattcaaaaaagaaaaaaaaaatcactgaatcgtttaaaagaaacgataaacaaTGCGAGTTTGTGAACAAAACGAATTCGTGAAAAGCGCGTGTCAATTTTAATGAAGTCACGGAGAAAAACAACCACTCTCTACCGGGGTTCTCGTAATACTGACTTTCGTTATCCTGCCAAGGAGCGTCGCTACGATCGCCAGTGGCGGCATCTGTTTACTTCCCCCCTCTTCACGAACTTCATCTTTGTCACCCCACTCTAATGCCACGTGCCGTGACGATGCAACtgataaaatcgtataaaaaaacttgattttcaaaaaaaaatttctatgtaaCGTGTTCCTgatcttgaaaatttctttaaaagaaaaaaacatttaatataaaaatttttataaaaacgattgaaaCCAGTAGCAATCATTTTATCTCATTGACAAATCCAaatctatatttcaaaatcaattgAAACAAACAACATTAATAATCCATCTTTGTTCGtatctttacatttttcttttatgtcgTAGTAAGAacagatgaaataaaaaaaaaaaaagaaagaaagaaagaaaaaaagaaaataaaataaacgaataaatgaaaaatgataaaatgattCTTTGAACGGGTCGTTATTATTTAGACGacaataaatgataataaattacaaaaagcagagaaagaaagaaagaaagaaagaaagaaagaaagaaagaaagaaagaaagaaaaaagaaagggaagaaggaaatggaaataaaaatagagaaaaaaaaggttacagaaaaatagagagaaagagagaaagaaaaagagaaagaaagaaagacagacagagagaaagagagagagagatggttgCTGGTCGAAGTATAATAAATGCTCGAGGCACTGTGGCATATACACGGcagacagaaaagagagagagagagagaaaagatgcaGTAacagagagtaagagaaacgaaaaagacgaTGAGAGAAGacgagatggagaaagaggcACCGGAGCGCGAAGCCCAattatacgaagaaaatacAGCCCCATAAAGCCAACCTTAACCGCCGCCAAACACTGGGATATGATAATGAGAGAGCAGCCTGGGTTGCTTCTCCTCACGACCCTCCTAAAGTCCTTTCTGCTGGTCCAAGAAAGTCTTCCAAGTGTAGGAGCTTCCGAAACGAGGAGAAGAACTCCCTCCTATCCAGTAGAGAAATCTTTCGTAACTCGTTTCATCGGAGGCAACGTGAAAAATTCCATGTGCCTGTCTCTtcaactcttcttcttcttcttttttaccctCTTATTCTTCCAATAACAACAATgtattcaatatatttcttcttttctttttctttttttttcttttctttttcttttctttttcttttcttttcttttcttttttttcgtcgtccTTTCCACGTCTTtcaaaaaaatcgaatttcttAATACTTCGCGATTCCTATGGGATTTGTTATTATGGTAATTttattggatatatatattttttttttatatttaatgtttacGAAGAAGGTAAGTATGCAAGGTACTGTTGCAATATGGATTCTTAAATATGTAGATCtattttgatcgatcgttttcattgtcgtttttatattccttCTCTTCAAGATTCATTATTCGATtcggtaaatattttttatagtaaatGTTTAAGTGGAAGTGGAGTCTCGTTGTTAAGAAAAGTAATGTTTAGAAAAGTAAATCTTGATCAGTGTCATCTATTACTACGTTTATATATTGGATCGgtgataattttcttattatttttggcATCATGTTTTTACGAGTTCGtgctttttttaatctataaatttcctctctctcacgTTCATCTAATTCGGAGGCGATGTATGTTAAAATAGTATGTAATCGTGGTATTATAATGTAACGAAGTGCATTAACACGGCAATTGGTCGCTTTTAAATGTTCCTccaatattataaaactagATTGTAAGGAtgctaatttaattaaaagcttTAGTGcttttcgataattatttttcacctTCATCACCTatcaatataaacaaatatatatatatatttatatgtatgtaagatttaatattatattaatttattgattaaataattattaataatataataattcaataattaaattaatattaatttaatattatatgttatataaataaaatatcaatttattaaataaaattatatttacgtttatataaaatataaattatataaattgatattttttcgtaaaatttaatattatgtgtgtatgtgtgtgtgcgcgcgcgcgcgcgtgtgtgtgatatttatatacacacacacacacacatatatgttatacaaagttatatatttctcttttttttatttataaaaaaataaagataataatttaatacctGTTGTCTTCCTCTAGCTAAACCagtataaagaaaaggatCTAAACCTTCCTCATAATATTCATAAGTTTCAATATTAACACCcatgataatttcttttcgttttaatgttttaattgTAGCTTTATTTACTGATTCcaatattaaatgatttatattaccagttatataattaacttcggctaaagaaaatgaagctTCCCCCATAACCTCTGTTAGTGAAGACttcttttcgaataattcaaataatacCTCTTTAAACTGAATCAACAAAGtatcagattttttttttaaaagcatATAACTTTTTTCCGCCGAATTCAAACGATTTCTAATTATAGTTTGTGATCCATTAGTAGCAAAAATTCGTGTTCCCTCAATCATATTTGTTTCTAATgaatgttattataatttttattactcacTTTTTCAAATTGTCAAATAACAAGGTTTGCTTATCTGTTTTTAccaatattttaaacgaattagaatttattttttctatacttattatatttgacattattatatttcctatactgcgtctttttttttctattattattataatctctCATTGGTCCAAAAAGATTAAGGCTGTTTATTATGTATTACTTTTGAAGAATGTGACTTAAGCGACAGATgtggacaaaatatgaaccCTATTGCACAATACATTATCAAAGTCggtaaaaaattcttttttgttgatattagATGAATGCAACAACTGCAAgttcaaaatttaattttgttgtcaattttattcgttcaatGTTTAACCGgatgtattattgtttaaatattaatttattatacttttgtgtatatcttaatattgtttaaataattataaaattatcgaaaatataaattatttaagtattgaagagaaaatttcatcgtttattcatggtaatacaaaagaaaactaattcgaTATCTATTTAAAGTTATGAATATTTgaagaaactttatttttattcataatttattctcgaaaaaataatactttgatgtttctttgttaaatcgttataaaataaggagtaacaaattgttttaaggaatattgtaaataataagtttatataataaaataaaaataaataaaaaaagatatgcaTCGGCCGGGAATCGAACCCGGGCCGCCCGCGTGGCAGGCGAGCATTCTACCACTGAACCACCGATGCTGTTGAgaataaatactatatatatatgtatctaaatTAATAGTCAGGTAACttgtacaaaattttattatatcaatatttatacattctctttttatatacatttctaaataataattgataaaaataaagaatcatatatatatatatgtagatacaaattaatataaattaatatcctCTTCTGAATCTCtcagtatatgtgtattttttgttgaatGGATAGACATCGTTATCAGTAATGCAAACGGACTTGTGAAACATATTATTTAcgcaattaataaaattgttaacttCATTATTACAACGAAGTGTGTAgcatttattattagtataacAATCTTTGACctgtaaacgaaaaaaataattatttaaaaatattattaaaaaaatgatcgtaaaTATCATCGTATTTGTGTTTATTATACGTTTATCTGTTCGAAGGAACAAGGTTTAGTTTGTATGGTTTGTGCATAATTTAATACACTACGAAAAagtttatctatttcttttgattCGAGTTTACTTCTTTTGGTGTGTTCTTCGTCTAAAGCTGTTAGTTTCTCCGCCCAATATCGATCATCAGTTTCAGAATCTTCTGCCTCTATCGTAcctatatatgatatatgtacgtatatattttttattttaaaaatatttatcgaaattatataataatcataaatgataaaatattatattaccatTGTTTATTCGTTGAGCCAGGACATCGCTAACAAACATTATATTTGACATTGCAGGAATAGTTGGATCTTCAGGAGtcttatttttattggaaCTTTCAGAAAACAAAACTTTAACAGTTGgtgtttccattttttatctaAGACGTTAAActtatgaattttaataaaataattttcaatgaattttcaaataaaattcttcaaaCTTTCTATATACAAATTCAAAAGCGCCATCTAGCGTGTgattttttatcttgtaaTAGATGttatctttaaattttaaagagaataCTCATTAAACAGAAattatcttaaatatatacatatacatacatacatacatatatatatatatataaatttatttgtatttaatttcattttaatttctttattattttctttacaattgttaattaatgcGCATACGTAAGCATACCTTATTTAACACGTtaaattcttcaaaatttacaagtagaaataatgataaaagtgTTTGCTTATTAAAGTATTCATTTTAatctattataattgttaaaaagttttaacattattttaactTAATGATTCAAATCCCAATAATGTTCTCCATATTCTCCATTTTTGTTTCCCCATTTTACctaaaatataagtaataagaataataaggaTCAATATGAAAATGTATTATGAAAAAGTATAATCTATTATACCTTTCCACGATAATTATTTGCTTTCATATCTTTTCGTTCAAATCGTTGCTCCCATTCATCAGGATTTTCACATACATGGCCAAACTCAATTTCGTGCGCTGATAATTGTTCGGAGAACAGATCCCTAAATAAAACATTCGTGATAAGGgaatattcttctctttataaataattatgccATACCTACCTAAAAAATTGCCCTTTTTTCAACAAGTCATTCATCACATTGCTTTCTGGTGATTCTTCATTATTTGTTGCCTGTGAACTTGAATCTActgtaaacaaatattattttttcaaatatattttttatataaaatttgagttatatacatttataatttttatagactCATAAGTTAAAACAAGTGTTTTTTACTTataacgaaacaaaataaattattttattaaatagttGTTTTATGACTTACTTGGCATATCAATCTTCATTGGCATGAGAATTTGTGTAGTTTTTgcgttaatatttataattattaacatttgcCATAGAACCATTacgtttacatatttttttttcatcattgtAACAATACGATTTATAGCATAAAGGCaccaaataaaattaataatggaaaatataGCAAAATCATATGTTATATGATCAGCAGAAAATATTGGAATACTAATAGTATTCAATACTAAGAGAAACTAAAGAACTTCAAGATGTTATGCTCTATTTACTAAAGAGATGTGAAAGGAATTCATTACATTCTGTACTATGACAATATCAttgtatctcttttctttcttttgacaaTAATGTATCATTGTCtccgaaatatattttcatatatctatattatcaataatttatattatttgatattttatataaatattacttttatttcagtatatagaattaattcaatgaaattttttatcatatgaGATTCCGTCTATCCAATGAATCTTTTCacagaaaaatgtataagcaatattttcgtaaatttgacaaaaatcaaattataatcTTAAGCATTTTtagattgtaaatataatatagatacgaCTAGAATTATACCtgtagaaatataattaaataaataaatgatcattatttgaaattattataaaaactaatgtatgaatataaaacGGAATTAATATTGATgctataaatcatatataattatttatcaaactGAATAAAATAACTATTTTTTGCGCATTTGATTAGTGATTGTACTAATTTGACAAATCCTGTATCTTTTGGTTTCTCCAAGCCACGAAGCACTCTATTTTTCATTACTGCTACAAATTCTCGATTGCTAAGTTGTCCATCCACTATAAAAcataatttcgtttttattacacatttatagtaatttatactataatataaatttatagataGAAGTCAAACTTACTGTTTTCATCAAATATCGTATATACAACTTGAATAACATGATCGCTTAAGTCTACATGTGCAACTGTTTTTGCTACATGTTTTAACGTAGCTGGAACACacacaaatttattttgagtatataattataataaaaagttgtACACAGAACATACCTTGATCAATAGAAGCACCtgctatattataaaatgtcaaAGCTGTATCaacatcattaatattatttaaaaagtggAAGAACTTGAGATATTCCTCTTTATTAATTCCTTTTGGATTTTCTTTAAAActgtgatattaaaatttcgttatattatcatatatatatatatatatatatatatatatatatattattcttttatgtttGTTATCCATACTTACgtttttttcactctctttaacatttttgctttctttttatcagaaTAACCAGCATATGCTAATAATAATTCAGTAAAATCTACTTCAGTTATTTTACCATTTTCATCCGGATTTCTACGCTCGAACTGTAAGAAAACATATCATTAGAAAATGAAAGctgatgtatatgtatattatatataaaagtgtaTTACCTCAAGACTCAAAATTTCTCTTTGTAGTTGTTCCTGAAAGTCTAGAAATTTCTCGATTGTTAATTTCTGTTTCATATTAGGACCAAAGAAATAAGTTGTCAAAGCTGAATTTACACCCTAAAAAATTTGCCCATTAAGTAACTTACTCTATACAACAATTTatgttgaattatttaaacaaataataataaatttaacctTAAACGTGTTACCAGTATTAGCATGATCTCTATGACGGTTACCAATACTAGTTTGTTGACGTATCAATGTAGCAACTTTTCCAAATTCATCAGAATCtacatcaccatcaccattaAAATCAAACATTCTAAATGCTATTTCGAAATGACGTCTAGAAGctgaaagatataatatatttgtatctatttttcttgaaaaagtatgaataaaaaataatatattgaacTTACTTGATAACACTGTTAATAAGAAGATGTAATCAGAAAATGTGATAAGCCCAGCACTTCCTAGTTTATAAAAGATACTGTTTTCATCTAATgctaattctaatttttcatgaatattctaaaaatataaaaaacatcatatttacaatatatttaaataacaatatatttagatttgtttttaatatattataaaatataacttattaaCAATACCTTgggatcatattttttatattgatccAATCCAAGACCTAAAACAAGGTTGGCACGGAATACtacttttgtaaataattatatatgaaatatagatTACAAATGTTATATAATGCAATAATGTTATAAAGCAGTAATACATTATTATGCAAATTACAGCACTTTTAAAAcatataatagaattaataacATCATATACATTCCAGCtatttcgtctctcttttttttttataatatttatatggcaatataaagatataattatttcaattataatctcttttattatcatattattactTCTTGAAAAActttagtattttattttaaattatatatgaaaagtgATATGTATGATTATATGGAAATTTTCATAGAAGgcattaaaaacaaaatcaacaaaaaaaagtacaataacataatttaaaaaaaaaaaaattgaaattgaaatgaaacatAGATTAAcatcttatatataaagagttaCCATCAGGTTGTTTTATACCAGGTGTCATTGATCTTAAAAAATCATCTGGTGTCATAAGTACCTCATGTATATCATTATTTGTCAGTTGAAGAGTTGCAAAATATCTGAAGACTTTATCTGGTGTTGAATAATGCCTTATACGATTTTCATATTCTATTATCTGTGTTTTAAGAATATATGCAACattagtaaaataatttaattggtAAATTATATGACATATTTGAAACAATTGATATGTCTTATTTCATGAATTAGTATCAATAATTCTTATGAATTATACTAGATGCttatacaaaaatttcaatctttCAATTCATTGccttcacacacacacacacgcgcgcgcgcacacgcacacacattactaaaaattcaagaattaatggttaatattaaattgcttcatagtaataatattttgttatatataagttAGCATTTTTATCTGTTagtagtataaaaaaataattaaaattgtgtTAATATTAAGTATACTGCTGATCATTGCATTTGCACTAAAAATATTACCATCTGGTTGTTTCATGCCAGGAGTAATAGCTCTTAAGAAATCATCAGGTGTCATATATGTTTCTGTACCTCCTAAACTAGTTACTTTTACAGTTgcaaaatatctaaaaattttatctGGCGTTGAATAAGCTCTCATCCTATTTTCATATTCTATTATCTGTAAAAATTCCTCTGGCTTTATCAACATTTAATCTTTGTAgctataaattgaaatatggATTAtgctaatttaaatatatagaatatttatatataaaaatttcatttaatttacagTAAAAATATggattattaaacattttgcCAAAATATGATCGTCAagtttctattaattaaatacaaagCTAAGCcatcataatatattttttagtattTACAATTGCTAATAGTTCacaaagttatttttatactaCTAAACGTATGCTTAGATTTTAAATAACTTGCTAATTTCACAATATCACTCAACCTTTCTATCACGAAACccggttttttctttctttccttttttctttttctgatcaTCTTGCTCTGTGGTAtctgtatttttatcttcttctttatcattttcatgtAACAAATCAGCAGCATTTACTTTCggaaattttacttttcttggAAACCTATAAAAAGATTCATATTtagacttttattatttttataattaattcttttcttactcCATAAGACCAGTCATAGTATAGCAAAAAGCTATTCCAAGAATAATAATCAGATAAGAATGTCTATCTATTGGTTCCCTTTTATGCccaaaatttttaaaatatcgtttttGTTCCATATTAGTTTGTGCAATTGCTTTCTgacaagtatataaaaattgtgatGAGCTCATTTTAATAGGCCTTAAATTATGCGAAGGATGCAATCCTCCTAGTAGTATTGTCTTGACAGTACTACGTAACattgttatttcttatatacactataaaacaaaaggaatatttttattcacaatcttataattacaaatatactttttataaaaaaattaatattgtattaaattataattcgttctacgttctattttttcctttttataaatactaaataaaaattaatttttataatattttatatttcaattttatataatgataaaaataaatattacatttttgataactataccttttttttttgatctttatatttgaataattgaCCAACGAAAAAtactgtttttgttttttatgcgtagaatatatttatactattttcgttatcgttttcactagacaaaaaaaaattcaatttaacaTTATTAGTAGGAAAAAGAACAGCATAATATGTGCAGATATCAAGATTGTTCAATATCGTTCGAAACGTATGTGACTTCAGCGACATGCACGGAAAAATAGTGAACTAACAACCcatcaagaaaatattttttctagataaatttaaaaattttatatcaattggtaataaaagaaaatttaatgtaaaataaaagttgagaaagagagagagagagaaagagaaagagagagagagagagagaaagagaaaaaaggtaagactatataatattaattgaaaataattggtGAATACCCAATTGTTCAATGAAAATACTC encodes:
- the LOC127071913 gene encoding V-type proton ATPase subunit D-like, with translation MGVNIETYEYYEEGLDPFLYTGLARGRQQVMKVKNNYRKALKLLIKLASLQSSFIILEEHLKATNCRVNALRYIIIPRLHTILTYIASELDEREREEIYRLKKARTRKNMMPKIIRKLSPIQYINVVIDDTDQDLLF
- the LOC127071847 gene encoding uncharacterized protein LOC127071847 isoform X1 encodes the protein METPTVKVLFSESSNKNKTPEDPTIPAMSNIMFVSDVLAQRINNGTIEAEDSETDDRYWAEKLTALDEEHTKRSKLESKEIDKLFRSVLNYAQTIQTKPCSFEQINVKDCYTNNKCYTLRCNNEVNNFINCVNNMFHKSVCITDNDVYPFNKKYTYTERFRRGY
- the LOC127071847 gene encoding uncharacterized protein LOC127071847 isoform X2, producing the protein METPTVKVLFSESSNKNKTPEDPTIPAMSNIMFVSDVLAQRINNGTIEAEDSETDDRYWAEKLTALDEEHTKRSQRLLY
- the LOC127071848 gene encoding uncharacterized protein LOC127071848 isoform X1, which gives rise to MMKKKYVNVMVLWQMLIIININAKTTQILMPMKIDMPIDSSSQATNNEESPESNVMNDLLKKGQFFRDLFSEQLSAHEIEFGHVCENPDEWEQRFERKDMKANNYRGKVKWGNKNGEYGEHYWDLNH
- the LOC127071848 gene encoding uncharacterized protein LOC127071848 isoform X2; translation: MMKKKYVNVMVLWQMLIIININAKTTQILMPMKIDMPNSSSQATNNEESPESNVMNDLLKKGQFFRDLFSEQLSAHEIEFGHVCENPDEWEQRFERKDMKANNYRGKVKWGNKNGEYGEHYWDLNH
- the LOC127071829 gene encoding calcium uptake protein 1 homolog, mitochondrial isoform X1; amino-acid sequence: MLRSTVKTILLGGLHPSHNLRPIKMSSSQFLYTCQKAIAQTNMEQKRYFKNFGHKREPIDRHSYLIIILGIAFCYTMTGLMEFPRKVKFPKVNAADLLHENDKEEDKNTDTTEQDDQKKKKGKKEKTGFRDRKIIEYENRIRHYSTPDKVFRYFATLQLTNNDIHEVLMTPDDFLRSMTPGIKQPDGLGLDQYKKYDPKNIHEKLELALDENSIFYKLGSAGLITFSDYIFLLTVLSTSRRHFEIAFRMFDFNGDGDVDSDEFGKVATLIRQQTSIGNRHRDHANTGNTFKGVNSALTTYFFGPNMKQKLTIEKFLDFQEQLQREILSLEFERRNPDENGKITEVDFTELLLAYAGYSDKKKAKMLKRVKKTFKENPKGINKEEYLKFFHFLNNINDVDTALTFYNIAGASIDQATLKHVAKTVAHVDLSDHVIQVVYTIFDENMDGQLSNREFVAVMKNRVLRGLEKPKDTGFVKLVQSLIKCAKNSYFIQFDK
- the LOC127071829 gene encoding calcium uptake protein 1 homolog, mitochondrial isoform X2; protein product: MLRSTVKTILLGGLHPSHNLRPIKMSSSQFLYTCQKAIAQTNMEQKRYFKNFGHKREPIDRHSYLIIILGIAFCYTMTGLMEFPRKVKFPKVNAADLLHENDKEEDKNTDTTEQDDQKKKKGKKEKTGFRDRKIIEYENRMRAYSTPDKIFRYFATVKVTSLGGTETYMTPDDFLRAITPGMKQPDGLGLDQYKKYDPKNIHEKLELALDENSIFYKLGSAGLITFSDYIFLLTVLSTSRRHFEIAFRMFDFNGDGDVDSDEFGKVATLIRQQTSIGNRHRDHANTGNTFKGVNSALTTYFFGPNMKQKLTIEKFLDFQEQLQREILSLEFERRNPDENGKITEVDFTELLLAYAGYSDKKKAKMLKRVKKTFKENPKGINKEEYLKFFHFLNNINDVDTALTFYNIAGASIDQATLKHVAKTVAHVDLSDHVIQVVYTIFDENMDGQLSNREFVAVMKNRVLRGLEKPKDTGFVKLVQSLIKCAKNSYFIQFDK